In Microplitis mediator isolate UGA2020A chromosome 2, iyMicMedi2.1, whole genome shotgun sequence, a single window of DNA contains:
- the LOC130662881 gene encoding vacuolar protein-sorting-associated protein 36: MNRFEYAESRLMPNEIYVRRDLSVRIYDGDTKTNFAGGELVLTSHRLIWGRPGDIPSGKVCLSLSLRYVIFFEEEAPSAFSFGRSKKIILHLSEPPIGKLPGPVDNSTSMHIKLSFKEGLDPNYVSQLADVIMKKQWEIVTITPPVLESEASNQSSKTKLPVIKTRTGIIGIERSLQERQKATDQSITMAFQDLKKLMEMAKDMVSISKTISTKIRERQGDITEDETVRFKSYLMSMGIDDPVTRDAYKSSNEYFKQLAIQLSQILEEPVKEVGGMMTLTDAYCRVNRARGLELLSPEDLLNASRQLGPLNQPLVLRIFDSGVMVLQARSHDDNAVVEDIAELLDERGSITAEELAQSSGISVLLARERLFVTEKYGRACRDDSIESLRFYPNLFLRQET; the protein is encoded by the exons acAAATTTTGCTGGTGGTGAATTAGTATTGACAAGCCATCGTCTAATATGGGGACGTCCTGGTGATATACCGAGTGGAAAAGTTTGTCTCTCCCTGTCATTGCGTTATGTTATTTTCTTTGAAGAAGAAGCACCAAGTGCATTTTCATTTGGacgtagtaaaaaaattattttacatttatctGAACCACCAATCG GAAAATTACCTGGACCAGTTGATAACAGCACAAGCATGCACATAAAGTTATCATTTAAAGAAGGTCTAGACCCAAATTATGTATCCCAATTAGCTGACGTGATAATGAAGAAACAGTGGGAAATTGTTACGATAACCCCGCCAGTACTAGAGTCTGAAGCGAGCAACCAATCAAGTAAAACTAAACTTCCAGTAATTAAAACACGAACTGGAATAATTGGTATCGAGAGAAGTTTACAAGAGAGACAGAAAGCTACTGATCAAAGTATCACTATGGCATTTcaagatctaaaaaaattaatggagaTGGCTAAAGATATGGTTTCGATATCTAAAACAATATCCACTAAAATACGG GAAAGACAAGGTGATATCACTGAAGATGAGACCGTGAGATTCAAATCATATTTAATGAGTATGGGTATTGACGATCCAGTGACACGTGATGCTTATAAAAGTagcaatgaatattttaaacaattggCTATTCAGCTTTCTCAGATACTAGAAGAACCAGTAaag gaaGTAGGAGGAATGATGACATTAACCGACGCCTATTGTCGCGTAAATAGAGCACGTGGATTGGAATTATTGTCACCGGAAGATTTACTGAATGCTAGCAGACAATTGGGTCCTTTGAATCAACCATTAGTACTGAGGATATTTGACAGCGGCGTTATGGTACTGCAAGCTAGATCACATGATGATAATGCGGTCGTTGAAGATATTGCTGAATTG CTTGATGAAAGAGGATCAATAACTGCCGAAGAACTAGCTCAATCAAGCGGAATATCAGTTTTGTTAGCGCGGGAAAGGCTTTTTGTAACTGAAAAATACGGACGAGCTTGCCGCGATGACTCTATTGAATCACTGAGATTTTATCCAAACTTATTCCTTCGACAAGaaacataa